In a genomic window of Streptomyces koelreuteriae:
- a CDS encoding alpha/beta fold hydrolase, with translation MPIFEAPDGTRLACRLRGAGEPLVVLPGGPMRASSYLGDLGGLDAHRQLVLLDLRGTGRSEAPADPATYRCDRLVDDVEALRCHLGLERMDVLAHSAGGSLAMLYAARYPDRLGRLALVTATPWALGWPATAEDRLAAARLRAPEPWFAEAFPAFEAWLAGTGDFDPVFLPFFYGRWDEAARAHAEREEDETNDEAGDLYGADGAYDPTATRSALARVTAPVLVLAGEADGGPRPGLARWVAEVFPAGEFAVQPGAGHYPWLDDPEWFVRRVAAFFSGCSGRE, from the coding sequence ATGCCGATCTTTGAAGCCCCGGACGGAACCCGACTCGCCTGCCGTCTGCGCGGTGCGGGCGAGCCGCTGGTCGTGCTGCCCGGCGGACCGATGCGGGCGTCCTCCTACCTCGGCGACCTGGGCGGACTCGACGCCCACCGGCAGCTGGTCCTTCTCGATCTGCGCGGCACCGGGCGGTCCGAGGCACCGGCGGATCCCGCGACCTACCGCTGCGACCGGCTGGTCGACGACGTCGAGGCGTTGCGGTGCCACCTGGGCCTGGAGCGGATGGACGTGCTCGCGCACTCTGCGGGCGGGAGTCTCGCCATGCTCTACGCGGCCCGGTATCCGGACCGGCTGGGACGGCTGGCGCTGGTCACCGCCACCCCCTGGGCGCTGGGCTGGCCGGCGACCGCCGAGGACCGGCTGGCGGCGGCCCGGCTGCGGGCGCCGGAACCCTGGTTCGCGGAGGCTTTCCCGGCGTTCGAGGCCTGGCTGGCCGGTACCGGGGACTTCGACCCCGTGTTCCTCCCGTTCTTCTACGGACGCTGGGACGAGGCCGCGCGGGCCCACGCCGAGCGCGAAGAGGACGAGACCAACGACGAGGCGGGGGACCTCTACGGCGCGGACGGCGCCTACGACCCGACCGCGACCCGGAGCGCGCTCGCCCGCGTCACGGCCCCGGTGCTCGTCCTGGCCGGCGAGGCCGACGGCGGACCGCGTCCCGGCCTTGCCCGGTGGGTCGCCGAGGTCTTCCCGGCGGGCGAGTTCGCGGTGCAGCCGGGAGCGGGGCACTACCCGTGGCTGGACGACCCCGAGTGGTTCGTGCGACGCGTGGCCGCCTTCTTCTCCGGCTGCTCCGGACGGGAGTGA
- a CDS encoding acyl-CoA synthetase, whose translation MTTPGHGSTVDGVLRRSARRTPARVAVEYGERTWTYDELDTAVSRAASVLLDQGLSPGDRVGAYGHNSDAYLIAFLACARAGLVHVPVNQNLIGDDLAYIVGQSGSSLVLTDPDLADRLPDGVRTLTLRDTDGSLLARLPEAPAHDGPEPRPEDLVQLLYTSGTTALPKGAMMTHRALVHEYLSAISALDLSAGDRPAHSLPLYHSAQMHVFLLPYLAVGATNLVLDAPDGDRLLDLVEAGRVDSLFAPPTVWIALSNRPDFATRDLSGLRKAYYGASIMPVPVLERLKERLPKLAFYNCFGQSEIGPLATVLAPDEHKGRMDSCGRTVLFVEARVVDEDGEDVPDGSPGEIVYRSPQLCEGYWDKPEETAEAFRDGWFRSGDLAIRDAHGYFTIVDRVKDVINSGGVLVASRQVEDVLYTHPRVAETAVVGLPDDRWIEAVTAVVVPRGEVTEAELIDHVRETLPHFKAPKRVLFVDELPRNASGKILKRELRDRFGDGTGPTAPRG comes from the coding sequence ATGACGACGCCCGGACACGGCAGCACGGTCGACGGAGTCCTACGACGTAGCGCCCGGCGCACACCGGCGCGCGTCGCGGTGGAGTACGGCGAACGCACCTGGACCTACGACGAACTCGACACCGCCGTCTCCCGCGCGGCGAGTGTCCTCCTCGACCAGGGCTTGTCCCCCGGGGACCGCGTCGGCGCCTACGGCCACAACTCCGACGCCTACCTGATCGCCTTCCTGGCCTGCGCCCGGGCCGGCCTGGTGCACGTACCCGTCAACCAGAACCTCATCGGCGACGACCTCGCCTACATCGTCGGCCAGTCCGGCAGCTCCCTGGTCCTCACCGACCCGGACCTCGCGGACCGGCTCCCCGACGGCGTACGGACACTGACCCTGCGCGACACCGACGGCTCACTGCTCGCGCGGCTGCCCGAGGCGCCCGCCCACGACGGCCCCGAGCCGCGCCCCGAGGATCTCGTGCAACTGCTGTACACCTCGGGCACGACCGCCCTGCCCAAGGGCGCGATGATGACGCACCGGGCCCTGGTGCACGAGTACCTGAGCGCCATCTCGGCCCTCGACCTCAGCGCCGGGGACCGCCCCGCGCACTCCCTGCCCCTGTACCACTCGGCGCAGATGCACGTCTTCCTGCTGCCCTACCTCGCCGTCGGCGCGACGAACCTCGTCCTCGACGCACCCGACGGCGACCGGCTCCTCGACCTGGTCGAAGCGGGCCGCGTGGACAGCCTGTTCGCCCCGCCCACCGTCTGGATCGCCCTGTCCAACCGCCCCGACTTCGCTACCCGCGACCTCAGCGGCCTGCGCAAGGCCTACTACGGGGCGTCGATCATGCCGGTCCCCGTGCTGGAACGGCTGAAGGAACGCCTCCCGAAGCTGGCCTTCTACAACTGCTTCGGCCAGAGCGAGATCGGCCCCCTCGCCACGGTCCTCGCCCCCGACGAGCACAAGGGCCGCATGGACTCCTGCGGCCGTACCGTGCTGTTCGTCGAGGCCCGGGTCGTCGACGAGGACGGCGAGGACGTACCCGACGGCAGCCCCGGCGAGATCGTCTACCGCTCCCCGCAACTGTGCGAGGGCTACTGGGACAAGCCCGAGGAGACCGCCGAGGCCTTCCGCGACGGCTGGTTCCGCTCCGGCGACCTCGCGATCCGCGACGCGCACGGCTACTTCACGATCGTCGACCGGGTGAAGGACGTCATCAACTCCGGCGGCGTCCTCGTCGCCTCCCGCCAGGTCGAGGACGTCCTGTACACCCACCCCCGGGTCGCCGAGACCGCCGTCGTCGGCCTCCCCGACGACCGCTGGATCGAGGCCGTCACGGCCGTCGTCGTCCCGCGCGGCGAGGTCACGGAGGCGGAACTGATCGACCACGTCCGCGAGACGCTGCCGCACTTCAAGGCGCCGAAGAGAGTGCTCTTCGTGGACGAACTCCCGCGCAACGCCAGCGGGAAGATCCTCAAGCGGGAGCTGAGGGACCGGTTCGGAGACGGCACAGGACCCACGGCGCCCCGAGGGTGA